From the Deinococcus aetherius genome, the window ATGACCCAGCGCGAAGCGGATGAAGTCGCGGGTGAGGGCGAGGTCATTCGGGTCCGCGGGTCGCTGATACCGCGTGAACTGATCGGCGTGCTTGGCCCAGGCGCGCCCCAGGAGCGGCGCCCACTCGGGGGCGTGGCGCTCTGCCCAGGCGACCGCCGCCTTCTTGGAATGCACCTGACCCGTGTTCAGGGTCTGCAGCATCCGGGTCATGAGGAGGACCACGAGGGGCTGCAACCAATCGTTGTTCAGGCCGTCGGGGGTCCAGGCCCAGCCCCTCGAACTTTCCTCCGATTCGCCGAGCAGCGCGCGGCCCCACCTGTGTAAGAGGGTCCGCACCTCGGCGCGCAGATCGTTCGGGTCCACCGGGTCAATGAGTTCCCGTGGCGGTGGTCCGGCGAGGGCAAGACCGTGCTCACGCGTGACCCAGCGCACGACCAGGGTGTTGTCGTGGTCGGAGAATTCCAGATCGCGGCCGCCGTGGTTGAAGTAGGGAATGGGCGTGCGGGCCGGGTCGGGGCGGCGCAGCAGGTCCGCCGGGAAGTACGAGCCTTCCAGGTGCTTCCCCCAATGCGCAAATTCGTCGTAGAGCGTGCGCTGCAACGCCTGCACCGCCGCCTGCTGCGGCTCCGTCAGGAATGCCCGCGTGACGACCAGGAAATCCACGTCGCTGCCCGCGTCGGCGTCACCGAGGGCGAAGGAGCCGGAAAGGTAGACTCCCATCAAATCCGGCCTCAACGCTTCCCGAGTCCCCTCGACCAGCCGCGTCAGCACGTCGTTGAGGGCAACAAAGGGCGTGAGGTCCGTCACCACTACTGCTCCGCCACCCACTCCATCGCCCGACTCGCCAGCCGGTCGAAGGCCTTCACGCTCTGCATGATGTGCTCCTCCCGCGTGTCCTCGATCTTGTTGTGGCTGATGCCACGCAGGCTTTGCACGAACATCATGACCGTGGGCGCCCCGGCGCGGGCCACTTCTGCCGCGTCATGGAGCGGGCCGCTGGGCAGGCGGTGACTGGTCGGCACCGTCTCCAGGATGGCCGCCTCCGCCGCGTCAATGAGGTTGGGGTGGAAGGGGATGGGCTCGATGTTCCACAGGTTGCCGAATTCGACGGTGCAGCCGCCCTCCCGCGCGAACTGCTGTGCCGCCTCCCGCGCGTCCTGCCACATCGCCGCCAATTTGTCGGCGTCGAGGTGCCGCTGGTCGAGCGTGATCTCGCACCGCTCCACAACGCTCGTGACGATGCCGGGCCACGTCTTGACGCTGCCTATCGTGCAGACGCCGCCGTGCCGCTCCGCGATGGCGTAGATTTCCTGTCCCAGCCGCGCCGCCGCCAGGAAAGCGTCGCGCCGGACGTTCATCGGCGTGCTGCCCGCGTGCGCCGCCTGCCCGTGAAAGGTCAGGGTATGGCGCTCGACCCCCACCGTGCCCAGCACCGCGCCCAGCGGCAGGCCCAGCCCCTCCAGCACCGGCCCCTGCTCGATGTGCAGTTCGAGGTAGGCGGCGGCGTTCCTCAGTTCCTGCCGGGCCTGCGGGGCGTCCTCCAGACGAACACCCACCCGTTCCAGCGCTGCCCCCAAACTCACCCCATCCCGGTCGGTCAACTTCGCCATTTCGGACACGTCGAAATGGCCGCTCGCCGCGCTCGACCCGTACAGGGAACGTCCAAAACGCGCTCCCTCCTCGTCGGCCCAGTCCACGAGGCGCACGGTGACGGGCGGACGGCCCCCGTACTCGGCGTTCACGCGCCGCAGCACCTCCAGCCCGGCGAGCACGTTGAGGCAGCCGTCGAGCCACCCCCCGTTCGGCACGCTGTCGAGGTGGCCGCCGATCAGCAACTCGCGCTCGGACTCGCCCCTCAGCGTGGCCCACAGGTTCCCGGCGGGGTCCTGGTGAACCTCCACGGGAAGCTCGGCGAGGCGCTCTTTCAGAAACTCCCGGGCGCGCAGCCAGGTGTCGGTGAAGGCGACCCGCTGGGCCCCGTTCTCATCGCCCGTGAGGCGCCGCAACTCCTTGAGTTCCGCAACGGTGCGGGCCGGGTTGGGCCCGGTAGGGGTCGTCTCGGTGGCCTCTCCCGCGCTCACCGCGCCGCCTTCTTCCCGGTCGCGGCCTCCCACACGCTGTAGGTCACGGCGCCCGCGTCGGGGTCGGCCTTGAGGATGCCCAGGTTCTTGAGGAGGGCCACGTTGTTGCGGTACACGGCGGGGTCGAGGTATCCGGCCATGCCCCGCGTCGTCGGGCCGGTGTTGTAGAGCTTGGCGACCTCCGCCATCTGCCACGTCTGGTGAGATTTGGCATCGGCGCGGGTGCCGCTGCCCTTACAGGTGTTGCCGCAGAGTGGCAAGACGATATTCACGGCCTCGGCCTGGTTCTTGACCGCGTAGTCCCAGCCCTTCAGCGTTGCGCGCACGAGTTTGGCAGCGATCTGCTGGCCGCTCTGCCCGCTGCCCTTGAAGTTGGTCGTCTTGAGCGTGCGGTCGGTGGTGAACATCAGGTCTTCGAGGAGGTTGATCCCGTAGTCGGCGGTGCGGAAAATCCGCAGCTTGTCGAGGCTGTACCCCAGCCCCACGATCTGGTCGATCTCGTTGTAGGTCATCGCCGACACGAGGTCCACCTTGTCGGGGAACACGATGCTGGGGTCGAAGGGGTAGGTGACCGCCTGCACGCTGGGGTTGCTCACGGTACTGTCGAGGCTGGTGGTCAGGCCGTACTTCTTCATCAGCGCCACCGCCGGGTACTCGTTGCCGCTGGGCCACACACCTACCCGCTTACCTCGGAAGTCCTGCGGTTTGGTGATGTTGCTGTTTTTCAGGGCGACGAGCGTGTACCCGCTCTTCTGGAAGAGCTGCGCGATGTGCGTCACCGGGATGCCCTGCGCCCGCGCGGTGAGCAGGTCCGTGATCCAGGTCGTGCCGAAGTCGGCGGTGCCCGTCGCCACCGTCTGAATCGGCGACTGGTCCCCGGTGGGCAGGAACTGCACGTCCAGCCCCTCGGCCCGGTAGAAGCCTTTCGCCTGCGCCACGAAAAAGCCCGCGAACTGCGCCTGCGGGAACCACTTGAGCTGCACCTTGACCGGCACGAGCTTCTGGGCTCCGGCGCCGGGGGCGAGCAGGGCGGCGGCAAGCGCGGCGGTGGCAGCGACGGTCAGCTTGGAATGCTTCATGTGTTCCTCCGGGGGAGAAGAAAGGCGGGATAAAAACTTGTGTTCAAAGAATGCCGAGCGTCTCGGCTTTTCCTGGTGACTGGACACTGGCGACTGGCAACCCTCCCTAGCTGCCCTGCGGTACCGGCGCGAACCGCCGCTCCAGCACGCTGATCAGCCCGAAAAACGCCAGCCCCACCACGCTCGCCAGCACGATAGCCGCCCACACGACGGCGAGGTTGAACCGCCCCACCTCGATCTGGATGCGGAAGCCCAGCCCGTGCCCGGTCGTGCCGAAGAACTCTGCAACGATGGCCGAGATCAGGGCGAGGGTGCTCCCCACCTTGAGGGCGTTGAAGACGAAGGGCAGCGCCGTGGGCACCCGGACGGTGCGAAAGGTCTGGGCGGGGCTCGCCGCGTAGGTGTGCAGCAGGTCGAGGTGCAGGGGCTGGGCCGCCTGCAACCCGCGCACCGCGTTCACGACGACCGGAAACAGCACCGTGACCGCCACGACGACCATCTTGCTCGGCCACTCCAGCCCCAGCGCCTTCACGACCACCGGGGCGAGCGCCACGATGGGCACCGAGCTGAAGAGGGCCGCGTAGGGCAAGAGCCCGCGTTCGAGAAAGCGGAATCGCACCACCAGTAGCGCGAGCACGAGTCCGATCACCGTGCCCACCCCGAAGCCCAGCAGCGCCTCCAGCACGAAGGTGTAAAAGGTGTCCTGAAGAAGGACCGTCCGCGCCTCCCACAGCGCGGCGAGCACCCGGCTGGGGGTGGGGATCAGGCCCGCCGGGACTCCGTAGGCCCGCAGCAGGACCTCCACGGCGAGCACCGTCAGCAGCCCCGTGAGGGCGGCGGGGAGGACCCGGGCGGCCCTTCCTTCTCCCCGTGCCGCCAAACGAATGCCGAGCACGCCCAAGAGCAGCAGCGCCAGCACTCCCAGCAGCCAGGGTAGCGGGCGGCCGGGGGCCGTTCCCACTCGGGCCAGCGCGACGGCGAGCCCCAGCAGGCCGAAGCCGCTCAGCGCCAGCGGGAGCATGGCCCCTAACCCCGGACGGCGGGCGGCCCCGCGCCACGTCACCGCCCCACTCGCCACGGCGTCACCACCCTTTCAAGAAGTCCGACGAGGGCGACCAGCCCCACGCCCAGCGCCGCACCGTAGGTCATGATCACCCAGAGCGCAATCGTGTCCGATGCTCGCGAGTTCTCGGCCAGCATCTTGCCCAGGCCCGAAAAGGAGATGGTGCTGATCTCCGCCACGATGCTGCCGACCAGCGCCGCCGTCACCGCCACCTTGAGCGCCGTGAAGAGGTACGGCAGGCTGGCGGGCAGCCGAAGCTGGAAGAACACCCGCCCCGGCGAGGCGCTGTACGTCCGCATCAGGTCGAGTTGCAGCGCGTCCGGGCTCCGCAGCCCCCGGCTCATCCCCACGGCGACTGGGAAAAAGGCGATATACGCGGCGATGAGCGCCTTGGGCAGAAAGCCCTGCACCCCGTACTGCCCCAGCAGCACCGCCAGCATGGGCGCGATGGCGACGATGGGCACGGTTTGAGAGGTGACGAGCCAGGGCAGCGTGGCCCGCTCGAACGACCGACTCAGCACCAGCAGCGCGGCCAGAACCAGCCCGAGCCCGGTTGCCAGAACGAGCCCCAGCAGGGTTTCCCCACCCGTCACGACGGCGTTGTAGGGCGCGGAGGTCGGGGCGGTGGGAGGCACGCTGAGCGAGCGGAACCCCTGCGCGAGTTGTCCGGGCGCGGGCAGCACCGGGTTTCTAAGCTGCGTGGCACAGGCAATTGCAGTAGGACATCCCAAGTCCGCCCCATTGGCAAGCGCCCGCGACGCCGGGCCGACGTTCGCCCACAGCATCAGCGGGAGGTACAGCAGGACGGCGATCACCAGCACCACCAGCATCGGGAGGAGGGGGGACCCGGCGAGTCGCCCCCTCCTGGGCGCGGCGGTCATGCGTGCCCCTTCCTGAGCAGTTCCCGCACCTGGGTCATCAGCTCGAAGAAGCGCGGCAGTTCCCGGGTGTCGTCTCCCCGGGGCTGCGGCAGGTCCACGTCCACCACGCCCTCGATCTTGCCGGGCCGGGCGGTCATGACCACGACCCTCGTGCTCAGGAACACCGCCTCGCTGATGCTGTGCGTCACGAAGATGACCGTCTTGCCCGTCTCGCGCCACAGCCGCAAGAGTTCGAGGTTGAGGTGCTCGCGCGTGATCTCGTCGAGCGCCCCGAAGGGCTCGTCCATGAACAGGAGTGGCGGGTCGAAGGCGAGCGCCCGGGCGATGCTCACCCGCTGCTGCATTCCGCCCGAAAGCTGCCAGGGGTAACGCCGCTCGAAGCCCGCCAGCCCCACGAGGTTGAGCATCTCGCGGGCGCGGGCCACCCGGTCGCCGGGCACGTTCATCACCTCCAGCGGCAGCAGGACGTTGCTCAGCACCGTGCGCCACTCCAGCAATGCGGGGGCCTGGAAGACATACCCGTATTGCCGCTCCCGCCGCGCCTGCCCCGGCGGCTGACCCCCGATCAGGATCGTCCCCGCAGTCGGCTGCACGAGGTCCGCCAGCAGCCGCAGCAGCGTCGTCTTGCCGCACCCCGACGGCCCGATCAGGCTGATAAATTCCCCCCGCCCGATGTTGAGGTTCGCGTCCTGAAGGGCAACCGTCTGCCCGCCCGGATGCGGAAAGACCATCTGGAGGTCACGGATGGAAACGATGGGCTCAGAGGAGGGGGGGTGAACGGCCTGGGTGGTGAGCACTTGTGTCACGGGGCGCTCCTCTGGGGTGGGACCTTGAAAGCCTGTGTTTTTGTTTTTCTCC encodes:
- a CDS encoding aminoglycoside adenylyltransferase domain-containing protein, with protein sequence MTDLTPFVALNDVLTRLVEGTREALRPDLMGVYLSGSFALGDADAGSDVDFLVVTRAFLTEPQQAAVQALQRTLYDEFAHWGKHLEGSYFPADLLRRPDPARTPIPYFNHGGRDLEFSDHDNTLVVRWVTREHGLALAGPPPRELIDPVDPNDLRAEVRTLLHRWGRALLGESEESSRGWAWTPDGLNNDWLQPLVVLLMTRMLQTLNTGQVHSKKAAVAWAERHAPEWAPLLGRAWAKHADQFTRYQRPADPNDLALTRDFIRFALGHPLAATAS
- a CDS encoding M20 family metallo-hydrolase — encoded protein: MSAGEATETTPTGPNPARTVAELKELRRLTGDENGAQRVAFTDTWLRAREFLKERLAELPVEVHQDPAGNLWATLRGESERELLIGGHLDSVPNGGWLDGCLNVLAGLEVLRRVNAEYGGRPPVTVRLVDWADEEGARFGRSLYGSSAASGHFDVSEMAKLTDRDGVSLGAALERVGVRLEDAPQARQELRNAAAYLELHIEQGPVLEGLGLPLGAVLGTVGVERHTLTFHGQAAHAGSTPMNVRRDAFLAAARLGQEIYAIAERHGGVCTIGSVKTWPGIVTSVVERCEITLDQRHLDADKLAAMWQDAREAAQQFAREGGCTVEFGNLWNIEPIPFHPNLIDAAEAAILETVPTSHRLPSGPLHDAAEVARAGAPTVMMFVQSLRGISHNKIEDTREEHIMQSVKAFDRLASRAMEWVAEQ
- a CDS encoding ABC transporter substrate-binding protein, whose translation is MKHSKLTVAATAALAAALLAPGAGAQKLVPVKVQLKWFPQAQFAGFFVAQAKGFYRAEGLDVQFLPTGDQSPIQTVATGTADFGTTWITDLLTARAQGIPVTHIAQLFQKSGYTLVALKNSNITKPQDFRGKRVGVWPSGNEYPAVALMKKYGLTTSLDSTVSNPSVQAVTYPFDPSIVFPDKVDLVSAMTYNEIDQIVGLGYSLDKLRIFRTADYGINLLEDLMFTTDRTLKTTNFKGSGQSGQQIAAKLVRATLKGWDYAVKNQAEAVNIVLPLCGNTCKGSGTRADAKSHQTWQMAEVAKLYNTGPTTRGMAGYLDPAVYRNNVALLKNLGILKADPDAGAVTYSVWEAATGKKAAR
- a CDS encoding ABC transporter permease → MASGAVTWRGAARRPGLGAMLPLALSGFGLLGLAVALARVGTAPGRPLPWLLGVLALLLLGVLGIRLAARGEGRAARVLPAALTGLLTVLAVEVLLRAYGVPAGLIPTPSRVLAALWEARTVLLQDTFYTFVLEALLGFGVGTVIGLVLALLVVRFRFLERGLLPYAALFSSVPIVALAPVVVKALGLEWPSKMVVVAVTVLFPVVVNAVRGLQAAQPLHLDLLHTYAASPAQTFRTVRVPTALPFVFNALKVGSTLALISAIVAEFFGTTGHGLGFRIQIEVGRFNLAVVWAAIVLASVVGLAFFGLISVLERRFAPVPQGS
- a CDS encoding ABC transporter permease, producing MTAAPRRGRLAGSPLLPMLVVLVIAVLLYLPLMLWANVGPASRALANGADLGCPTAIACATQLRNPVLPAPGQLAQGFRSLSVPPTAPTSAPYNAVVTGGETLLGLVLATGLGLVLAALLVLSRSFERATLPWLVTSQTVPIVAIAPMLAVLLGQYGVQGFLPKALIAAYIAFFPVAVGMSRGLRSPDALQLDLMRTYSASPGRVFFQLRLPASLPYLFTALKVAVTAALVGSIVAEISTISFSGLGKMLAENSRASDTIALWVIMTYGAALGVGLVALVGLLERVVTPWRVGR
- a CDS encoding ABC transporter ATP-binding protein, whose translation is MVFPHPGGQTVALQDANLNIGRGEFISLIGPSGCGKTTLLRLLADLVQPTAGTILIGGQPPGQARRERQYGYVFQAPALLEWRTVLSNVLLPLEVMNVPGDRVARAREMLNLVGLAGFERRYPWQLSGGMQQRVSIARALAFDPPLLFMDEPFGALDEITREHLNLELLRLWRETGKTVIFVTHSISEAVFLSTRVVVMTARPGKIEGVVDVDLPQPRGDDTRELPRFFELMTQVRELLRKGHA